One part of the Vicia villosa cultivar HV-30 ecotype Madison, WI linkage group LG6, Vvil1.0, whole genome shotgun sequence genome encodes these proteins:
- the LOC131614778 gene encoding uncharacterized protein LOC131614778 yields the protein MLEDPIATEEAFSLIELLTNIRPIAEVKDKLLWWSNQDGVFNVKSCYNLFRDRDLEDVVETQTKLALKRIWKTNIPSRLKVFGWKVALNRLPTKDQLVKRGIIRNEQELCVFCDEKAEDLDHLLFKCKISQKVWGNIYVWLDIKDMKDFVGVHHLRNFTQALQGKIKKKKLCLVWLATVWTIWTWRNKIIFKGDRLVLDDLIMNITVMAWSWHSIGNRGACCTTLYFWLHSPLDFLIFD from the coding sequence ATGCTAGAGGATCCGATTGCAACAGAGGAAGCCTTTAGTCTAATTGAGCTGTTAACAAATATCAGGCCCATTGCCGAGGTGAAAGACAAGCTGTTATGGTGGTCGAATCAAGACGGAGTTTTTAATGTGAAAAGTTGTTACAATCTATTTCGTGACCGTGATTTGGAAGATGTGGTGGAAACTCAAACAAAGTTAGCGCTCAAAAGGATTTGGAAGACTAACATTCCATCAAGATTGAAGGTTTTCGGTTGGAAGGTGGCGCTCAATAGGTTACCTACAAAAGATCAATTGGTGAAAAGAGGGATAATTCGAAATGAACAAGAACTTTGTGTATTCTGTGATGAGAAGGCAGAAGACCTTGATCATCTTTTGTTCAAATGCAAGATAAGTCAAAAGGTGTGGGGCAACATCTATGTTTGGTTGGATATCAAAGACATGAAGGATTTTGTTGGTGTGCATCACTTGAGGAATTTCACTCAAGCCTTACAGGGGAagataaagaagaagaaattatgcTTAGTTTGGTTAGCTACTGTGTGGACGATATGGACATGGAGAAACAAGATCATATTCAAGGGCGATCGGTTGGTGCTTGACGATTTAATAATGAACATCACAGTGATGGCTTGGTCATGGCATAGCATTGGCAATAGAGGAGCATGTTGTACCACTTTGTATTTTTGGTTACATTCACCTCTTGATTTTCTAATCTTTGACTAA
- the LOC131610189 gene encoding probable indole-3-acetic acid-amido synthetase GH3.6, whose amino-acid sequence MMSGSELIQKIEDLTMNAKHHQLETLGSILLHNSSSHYLQSFSNNNTLDPSTFTSLVPLSTYEDYIDFIQQMADHHPNHHPLLSVDPLLCFFYSSGTTSMKPKLIPYFDSTLSKAASFIAHTGSIAVLHSQFPPRPNINKILLFLYADKSTTTTKSGLKVTAASSYPLQSGKVSSAQLSRFSSPLQVMLGSNVDHQMYCHLLCGLRNIDVIDGISTPYAIGLIKGFGFLESKWEQLCHDLDCGYPSHEISDLEMREGVINTLGGPQHELSARIRLVCADKNWDGIVRRLFPNVRFIRCVTTGSMTQYYQKLKFYAGDVPILGGDYFASECCVGLNLDLTQPPETTRFVILPTFAYFEFLPFEMNNNDDVVDEQTVDLCSVEVGKMYEVVVTTYRGFYRYKLGDIVRVVGFYNSSPQVEFVMRAPKSSAEIITEKDLISAVENFQLAIRGAMGIDSIEIVEFASFLDQEPVSKQLKVFVEVQEESKFSEEWIKVFKSCISSLESGLGALYKVQKHKAHLGKLVMIILRNGAFDKLSELAIKKGTSASQYKPPKIIRNTEVVKLLEKFAFVTVSMDD is encoded by the exons ATGATGTCTGGCTCAGAACTGAtacagaagattgaagatttaacCATGAATGCCAAACATCACCAGTTGGAGACTCTTGGCTCTATTCTTCTTCACAATTCCTCTTCACATTATCTTCAATCTTTCTCCAATAACAATACTCTTGATCCTTCCACTTTCACAAGTCTTGTTCCACTCTCTACCTATGAAGATTACATTGACTTTATTCAACAGATGGCTGATCATCATCCTAATCATCACCCTCTTCTCTCTGTTGATCCTCTTCTATGTTTCTTCTACAG CTCGGGAACCACGTCGATGAAACCAAAGCTCATCCCTTACTTTGATTCAACCCTTTCGAAAGCAGCATCATTTATTGCTCACACAGGGAGTATTGCTGTTCTTCATAG CCAGTTTCCTCCAAGGCCAAATATCAACAAGATCCTGTTGTTTCTCTATGCTGACAAATCTACTACTACAACTAAAAGTGGCTTAAAGGTTACGGCAGCCTCTTCATACCCTTTACAAAGTGGTAAAGTATCTTCTGCACAACTTTCCAGGTTCTCCAGTCCCCTACAAGTTATGCTTGGATCTAATGTGGATCATCAAATGTATTGCCATCTTTTATGCGGCCTTAGGAACATTGATGTTATAGATGGAATTAGTACTCCTTATGCTATAGGTTTGATTAAAGGATTTGGTTTTTTGGAGTCCAAGTGGGAGCAGCTATGTCATGATCTTGATTGTGGTTATCCGAGTCATGAAATTTCTGATTTGGAAATGAGAGAAGGAGTAATCAACACACTTGGTGGTCCTCAACATGAATTGTCAGCCAGAATAAGATTAGTTTGTGCAGATAAAAACTGGGATGGGATTGTACGTAGATTGTTTCCGAATGTTCGGTTTATCAGGTGTGTTACGACAGGGAGCATGACGCAGTACTATCAAAAACTTAAGTTTTATGCAGGAGATGTACCGATTTTAGGAGGTGATTACTTTGCTTCCGAGTGTTGTGTAGGTTTAAATTTAGACTTAACGCAACCACCAGAGACAACACGATTCGTTATACTTCCTACTTTTGCATACTTTGAGTTTCTTCCATTTGAGATGAATAATAATGATGATGTTGTCGACGAACAAACAGTAGACCTTTGCAGCGTTGAGGTTGGGAAGATGTATGAAGTGGTTGTTACTACTTACCGAGGATTTTATCGATACAAACTAGGGGATATAGTTAGAGTTGTTGGTTTTTATAATTCATCGCCTCAAGTGGAATTTGTGATGAGGGCACCTAAGTCTTCCGCTGAGATTATAACTGAGAAAGACTTGATATCAGCAGTTGAGAATTTTCAACTTGCAATTAGAGGTGCTATGGGAATTGACTCAATTGAGATTGTTGAGTTTGCAAGTTTCTTGGATCAGGAACCGGTGTCGAAGCAGTTGAAGGTATTTGTAGAAGTTCAAGAGGAATCTAAATTTTCAGAGGAATGGATTAAAGTGTTTAAAAGTTGCATTTCATCTCTTGAGAGCGGTTTGGGAGCATTGTACAAGGTGCAGAAGCATAAAGCTcatttagggaaattagtgatgATCATCCTAAGGAATGGAGCCTTTGATAAGTTATCAGAATTGGCCATTAAGAAGGGAACATCAGCTAGTCAATATAAGCCACCAAAGATTATAAGGAATACTGAAGTTGTCAAACTCTTGGAAAAGTTCGCTTTTGTTACCGTATCAATGGATGACTAA